The following are from one region of the Methanolacinia paynteri genome:
- a CDS encoding NOP5/NOP56 family protein: MQRYWFGDITDGGECIPFSRETNELIERCRSLEPEMDNFVPVEPETAVECGVFSSREDYIAELRKVTAALAREKISEYYSSGDIELIQMVRMLNELDHVINLLVERGMEWYIVKNPDFSRKYKNMNQKKVIGMMRRQKRSGLSSIAAEIDALSDKRTRLMKEISGKAVEVAPNCSEIVGGLVAARLISSVGGLRELAFLPASAIQVTGAESALFTHLKGGTPSPKHGIIFQHRRVHNADKAVRGKVARVVAGKLGIAARIDYFRGEADVEFLKKAQERIDAVFGGAGGDVE, from the coding sequence ATGCAGAGATACTGGTTCGGGGATATAACAGATGGCGGGGAATGCATACCATTCTCACGGGAAACCAATGAGCTTATAGAAAGGTGCAGATCGCTTGAGCCTGAGATGGATAATTTTGTCCCGGTTGAACCGGAGACAGCAGTTGAGTGCGGTGTTTTCTCATCCCGTGAGGATTACATCGCGGAGCTTCGTAAGGTCACCGCTGCTCTTGCCCGCGAAAAGATAAGTGAATATTACAGCTCCGGGGATATCGAACTCATCCAGATGGTCCGGATGCTCAACGAACTCGACCACGTGATAAACCTCCTTGTCGAGAGAGGAATGGAGTGGTATATAGTAAAGAACCCCGACTTTTCGAGAAAATACAAAAATATGAACCAGAAGAAGGTAATCGGAATGATGAGGCGGCAGAAGAGATCCGGCCTTTCATCGATTGCTGCAGAGATCGACGCCCTCTCTGATAAAAGAACCCGCCTGATGAAGGAGATCTCAGGAAAAGCTGTAGAAGTGGCCCCCAACTGCAGCGAGATCGTCGGCGGCCTTGTTGCTGCACGCCTGATCTCCTCTGTCGGAGGGCTCAGGGAGCTTGCATTCCTTCCGGCCTCTGCGATACAGGTTACCGGGGCTGAGAGTGCACTTTTTACGCACCTTAAAGGCGGAACCCCCTCTCCCAAGCACGGGATAATCTTCCAGCACAGGCGTGTCCACAACGCCGATAAGGCGGTAAGGGGAAAGGTTGCGAGGGTAGTTGCCGGCAAACTCGGTATTGCCGCCAGGATAGATTATTTCAGGGGCGAAGCGGACGTGGAGTTTCTCAAAAAGGCACAGGAGAGGATCGATGCTGTCTTTGGCGGAGCCGGAGGCGATGTCGAATGA
- a CDS encoding MEMAR_RS02690 family S-layer glycoprotein has protein sequence MTKKFALALVSLMVLAAMAVGSASAGVYAPNITTGDVIFVGESGLNIAPAMGNTSKLAWFASGSTASTDQPAIVYSVGDNGSFYVNPGMFSAYEGSWYNYTGAQPNGASLAFYVYVPTLDISIWDVTDDEVTDVTGKKVITGDNVTLRVDSNMYSLFSRNDAGSGINYSAGIDLNVITPSGATLVQLINASGNSTTITGVKPSSSQYYLISEAAKPTSGTQTPWQLSISRYSAGTYQVVAKSNVNGMKDNLGEITGETVSETGTIELDKDTVSITADKETVVRNNDFSVTIDGKPSTKYYVWISGTNSYNYGNGSGDTVTADIPPQFQTGQDDVTFLNNNISAEINTGLNYTYKSNTKMYSDVANNRSDVGSTATVDNPYAVEAKTGKDGTITIGITTAPNTKAATYTVRVESETDTQLYETVKVTVEKGSVTITASGDGSYYLGEQITFSGTDTDSDYVYLFITGPNLADNGANLATPSVAVVNENASSFVSKAVNVDNTWEYKLETSTIGLDAGTYTVYAVNGPYDKDHLSGTKYDTVSIVVKKPFVTATVSASTVAKGDKLYIRGTAEGNPTQGVAIWILGKNYWNGEATNSDAMVTETVNDDGSFEYEFGSGDTKNLASGQYFVVVQHPMYNDEFNVFTSGTNPTYVVEAPVASAYSATTNTGYNSEFVIWGGDNKLQGSDAAEALIEMIDSADIDDTYTKLTFLIEEPWIRINTVGDHYVGDSFTISGTTNLAVDDDLIVEVTSSSFTATQKSQSGEFSGQSETVKVVAGSTYNEWSMDVDASSFKADEYIVNVESIETTATATTTFNILTPGPSTPTPSATATSGPVTTTATATQATPTETAAPGFGALVALIGLGAVAALVLRKE, from the coding sequence ATGACGAAAAAATTTGCATTAGCACTGGTTTCTCTAATGGTGCTCGCAGCAATGGCAGTAGGTTCAGCATCTGCAGGAGTATATGCTCCGAACATTACTACCGGCGATGTGATATTCGTTGGAGAATCCGGTCTTAACATTGCACCTGCAATGGGAAACACATCTAAGCTCGCATGGTTCGCATCAGGTTCAACTGCATCAACAGATCAGCCTGCGATTGTATACTCTGTAGGCGACAACGGATCTTTCTATGTAAATCCGGGAATGTTTTCAGCATATGAAGGCTCATGGTACAACTATACCGGTGCACAGCCGAATGGTGCAAGCCTTGCTTTCTATGTATACGTGCCAACTCTGGACATTTCAATTTGGGACGTTACTGATGATGAAGTAACCGATGTCACAGGAAAGAAAGTAATTACGGGAGACAATGTTACATTACGTGTCGACAGCAATATGTATTCGCTGTTTTCCCGTAATGATGCTGGCTCCGGCATTAACTACTCAGCAGGTATCGACCTCAACGTTATCACACCCAGCGGGGCAACTCTCGTTCAGCTGATAAACGCTTCCGGTAACTCTACCACAATTACAGGTGTTAAGCCATCATCCTCTCAGTATTACCTGATTTCCGAGGCGGCAAAACCCACATCCGGTACTCAGACACCCTGGCAGCTTAGCATAAGCAGGTACTCTGCCGGAACATACCAGGTAGTTGCGAAGTCTAATGTCAACGGAATGAAGGACAACCTGGGTGAAATCACCGGAGAGACAGTTTCCGAGACTGGAACCATTGAGCTGGATAAGGATACCGTTTCAATTACAGCTGATAAAGAGACTGTTGTCCGCAACAATGACTTTTCAGTAACGATTGATGGTAAGCCCAGCACGAAATACTATGTCTGGATCTCAGGCACGAATTCATACAACTATGGTAATGGCTCGGGCGATACAGTTACCGCTGACATCCCGCCACAGTTCCAGACTGGTCAGGATGATGTAACCTTCCTGAACAACAACATCTCTGCGGAAATCAACACAGGCCTTAACTACACATACAAGAGTAATACAAAGATGTACTCTGACGTGGCAAACAACAGGTCAGACGTTGGATCTACCGCGACAGTAGATAACCCCTATGCTGTAGAAGCAAAGACCGGTAAAGATGGTACAATCACAATCGGTATTACAACTGCTCCCAACACAAAGGCAGCAACATACACTGTCCGTGTAGAAAGTGAGACCGACACCCAGCTTTACGAGACCGTTAAGGTTACAGTCGAGAAGGGATCAGTTACGATTACAGCATCCGGCGACGGTTCATATTATCTTGGTGAACAGATCACATTCTCCGGTACTGACACCGATTCAGATTATGTCTATCTGTTTATTACAGGACCTAACCTTGCAGACAACGGTGCAAATCTTGCTACACCATCGGTTGCAGTAGTCAATGAAAATGCAAGCTCATTTGTAAGCAAGGCTGTAAACGTTGACAATACATGGGAGTACAAGCTTGAGACTTCTACGATAGGTCTTGATGCAGGTACATACACTGTATATGCAGTCAACGGACCTTACGACAAGGATCACCTTTCTGGAACAAAGTATGACACCGTTTCTATTGTTGTCAAGAAGCCGTTCGTTACAGCAACAGTTTCAGCATCAACAGTCGCAAAGGGTGACAAGCTTTACATCCGCGGAACAGCAGAAGGCAACCCCACACAGGGTGTAGCAATCTGGATCCTTGGAAAGAACTACTGGAACGGAGAGGCTACCAACAGCGATGCAATGGTAACCGAGACCGTCAATGACGATGGATCATTCGAGTATGAGTTCGGAAGCGGAGACACGAAGAATCTCGCAAGCGGACAGTACTTCGTAGTCGTCCAGCACCCGATGTACAACGACGAGTTTAACGTCTTCACATCCGGTACTAACCCAACGTATGTTGTAGAAGCACCTGTCGCAAGTGCTTACTCTGCGACCACCAACACTGGCTACAACTCAGAATTTGTAATCTGGGGCGGAGACAACAAACTTCAGGGATCCGATGCAGCAGAGGCACTTATAGAAATGATTGACTCGGCTGATATCGATGATACATACACGAAGCTCACATTCCTTATAGAAGAGCCCTGGATCAGGATCAACACAGTCGGAGACCACTACGTTGGTGACTCATTCACAATTTCGGGTACAACCAACCTCGCAGTCGACGATGACCTTATTGTTGAAGTAACATCCTCATCATTCACAGCGACACAGAAGTCACAGAGCGGAGAATTCTCCGGACAGTCTGAGACCGTAAAGGTCGTTGCAGGTTCAACCTACAACGAATGGTCGATGGATGTAGATGCATCGTCATTCAAGGCAGATGAGTATATTGTTAACGTTGAGTCTATCGAGACTACAGCAACTGCAACAACAACATTCAACATCCTGACACCCGGTCCGTCGACACCTACACCAAGTGCAACTGCGACGTCCGGACCTGTAACAACAACTGCAACTGCAACCCAGGCAACACCAACAGAGACAGCAGCACCCGGATTCGGAGCTCTTGTCGCACTGATTGGACTTGGCGCAGTAGCTGCACTTGTTCTCAGGAAAGAATAA
- a CDS encoding pyridoxamine 5'-phosphate oxidase family protein has translation MVKLTDNILEAMGNLKTFYLATASKDGVPNVAPMGAVFVKDPETIWIQDNFMMKTLANVEENPKAALSVYGAGAKGCFQIKADVTVMKSGPEFAEMKALIEKMKPGLPGKSLLVLKVTGVYQCMPGPEAGKKLL, from the coding sequence ATGGTAAAACTTACAGACAATATACTCGAAGCAATGGGAAATCTCAAGACGTTCTACCTTGCGACAGCTTCAAAGGACGGTGTCCCGAACGTAGCGCCGATGGGTGCGGTCTTCGTCAAGGACCCGGAGACGATCTGGATCCAGGACAACTTCATGATGAAAACGCTTGCAAACGTCGAAGAGAACCCGAAAGCGGCACTTTCCGTCTACGGTGCAGGTGCGAAGGGCTGCTTCCAGATAAAGGCGGACGTGACCGTCATGAAGTCAGGGCCCGAATTCGCCGAGATGAAGGCACTTATCGAGAAGATGAAGCCCGGCCTTCCGGGAAAGAGCCTCTTAGTCCTGAAGGTGACCGGCGTCTACCAGTGCATGCCCGGACCCGAAGCAGGAAAGAAACTTCTCTAA
- a CDS encoding calcium/sodium antiporter, whose protein sequence is MIIDILLFIAGLAFLIKGADYFVSGGAGLAARFGVSPGTIGLTVIAFGTSLPEFVVSLNALAEGSSGIALGNIIGSNIANIALVLALCAVVAPAILSCKGCLRKDPIVSDYLMMIAATVIFLVFAFFSPLGIPAGVVFLAAFAVIIYHQWKKGKTDSEKIEAHGNLDYIYIAGGIAGVVIGSRILLISATSIAQTFGISDYVIGISMVAVGTSLPELATSLVAVVRGQHGISIGNILGSNIFNLLFVLGVGSLVTQVPVPDYSQVLVMAGFSAAAILLFTKSKAATRAFGFVLLALYAVYIYLAFTAI, encoded by the coding sequence ATGATTATTGACATATTGCTCTTCATTGCAGGCCTGGCATTCCTGATTAAGGGTGCAGACTATTTCGTTTCGGGAGGTGCCGGGCTTGCGGCAAGATTCGGGGTATCGCCGGGAACGATCGGGCTTACGGTAATTGCATTCGGAACTTCTCTCCCCGAGTTTGTCGTAAGTCTCAATGCCCTTGCAGAAGGGAGTTCCGGCATCGCACTTGGGAACATAATAGGGAGCAATATCGCCAATATAGCACTTGTACTTGCATTATGCGCCGTAGTCGCCCCGGCAATCCTCTCCTGCAAAGGATGCCTGAGAAAAGATCCGATAGTAAGCGATTACCTGATGATGATTGCTGCAACAGTGATATTCCTTGTATTTGCGTTCTTCAGCCCGCTCGGCATCCCTGCAGGAGTCGTTTTCCTTGCTGCATTCGCTGTGATAATATACCACCAGTGGAAGAAGGGCAAAACCGACAGCGAGAAGATCGAGGCTCACGGAAACCTTGACTATATATATATCGCCGGTGGAATTGCGGGCGTTGTAATAGGTTCAAGGATACTTCTTATAAGTGCGACCTCGATAGCCCAGACTTTCGGTATTTCGGACTATGTTATCGGCATCTCGATGGTTGCCGTCGGAACTTCACTGCCCGAACTTGCGACATCTCTTGTTGCAGTGGTCAGGGGGCAGCACGGGATATCGATCGGAAACATCCTCGGGAGCAATATCTTCAACCTTCTCTTCGTTCTGGGTGTCGGATCACTTGTCACACAGGTACCGGTTCCGGACTATTCTCAGGTGCTGGTGATGGCCGGATTCTCCGCGGCCGCAATCCTTCTCTTTACGAAGTCAAAAGCTGCAACGAGGGCCTTCGGGTTTGTTCTGCTTGCATTATATGCAGTATATATCTACCTTGCATTTACCGCGATCTGA
- a CDS encoding RNA-guided pseudouridylation complex pseudouridine synthase subunit Cbf5 — translation MTEFIDPELNSALNCGVVVLDKPQGPSSHQAAAWAAEILGVNTGQGGTLDPMVSGVLVLMLGRAVRLAPVLLNHRKEYVALMRLHKNVPEEKIRTVAKEFIGRQYQRPPKMSAVKRQLRIREIYDLEILDIDGRLVLMRVECEAGTYIRLLCRHIALAMGSGGQMVELRRTKSGPFTEDECVTLHDLKDAVEYAKEGNSGPLKKMILPVERLAGSLPKVVIRDKAVDAICHGAILAAVGILEKDNYKKNARVAVMTQKDELVCVGKAIVSSEDFAKSDTGFVIRPEIVIMEPGTYEKGWKTKKRD, via the coding sequence GTGACTGAATTCATAGATCCCGAACTGAATTCCGCACTGAACTGCGGGGTTGTAGTGCTTGACAAGCCCCAGGGGCCGTCAAGCCACCAGGCGGCTGCATGGGCGGCTGAGATCCTCGGTGTCAATACCGGACAGGGGGGGACTCTCGACCCGATGGTATCCGGTGTTCTGGTACTGATGCTCGGTCGGGCGGTCCGGCTCGCTCCCGTTCTCCTGAACCACAGGAAAGAGTATGTTGCCCTAATGAGGCTTCATAAGAATGTCCCGGAAGAGAAGATCAGGACTGTCGCGAAGGAGTTTATCGGCCGCCAGTACCAGAGGCCCCCGAAGATGAGTGCGGTCAAAAGACAGCTTCGTATACGTGAAATATACGACCTGGAGATCCTCGATATCGACGGAAGGCTTGTCCTGATGCGGGTCGAATGCGAGGCGGGGACATACATCCGCCTTCTCTGCCGCCACATCGCACTTGCGATGGGATCAGGGGGACAGATGGTCGAACTCCGGAGGACGAAATCGGGGCCGTTTACCGAGGATGAATGTGTAACACTGCATGATCTAAAGGATGCGGTTGAATATGCAAAAGAAGGGAACTCCGGGCCGCTGAAGAAGATGATCCTCCCGGTCGAGAGGCTCGCCGGCAGTCTCCCTAAGGTCGTCATCAGGGACAAGGCGGTGGATGCGATCTGCCACGGTGCGATTCTTGCTGCGGTGGGCATCCTCGAAAAGGACAACTATAAGAAGAACGCCCGTGTAGCGGTCATGACACAGAAGGACGAGCTTGTCTGCGTCGGGAAGGCGATCGTCTCCTCCGAGGATTTCGCGAAGAGCGATACGGGGTTTGTCATCAGACCGGAGATCGTCATTATGGAGCCGGGCACATACGAGAAGGGCTGGAAGACGAAGAAAAGAGACTGA
- a CDS encoding DUF1614 domain-containing protein, giving the protein MKRLIYLTPFSLLLIAALVVILILMIPLLFLGLIGSAFSKLGFGLAGILLILVATIAGSFFNIPVMRIKSDPEVIRVPHGRLMDFRYRPQFSGGITIIAVNIGGAVVPFLVSTYLLARVFIFQERSGILFSSLAGIMIVAAVSYFVAKPVPGVGVGIPILIPPLSALICGLVLSFGISGAAPVIAYVSGTLGTLIGADLLNLRKMSSVGADMVSIGGAGTFDGIFLTGIIAALLA; this is encoded by the coding sequence ATGAAACGCCTGATCTACCTGACCCCGTTTTCACTCCTTTTGATAGCGGCACTTGTTGTAATCCTTATTCTGATGATTCCCCTCCTTTTCCTCGGACTCATCGGGAGTGCATTTTCGAAACTGGGCTTCGGGCTGGCAGGAATATTATTGATACTCGTTGCAACGATCGCAGGAAGTTTCTTCAATATTCCAGTCATGAGGATCAAATCGGACCCTGAAGTGATCCGTGTTCCCCACGGCCGGTTGATGGACTTCAGGTACCGCCCGCAATTTTCCGGTGGAATCACGATAATTGCCGTAAATATAGGTGGGGCAGTTGTGCCTTTTCTGGTTTCTACATATCTTCTTGCAAGGGTATTCATCTTCCAGGAAAGGTCTGGTATCCTGTTTTCATCGCTGGCCGGAATTATGATTGTAGCTGCAGTTTCATATTTTGTAGCAAAGCCCGTTCCCGGAGTTGGGGTGGGAATTCCGATTTTGATCCCACCGTTGTCCGCTCTTATCTGCGGTCTGGTGCTTTCATTCGGGATTTCCGGGGCTGCTCCGGTGATTGCCTATGTAAGTGGAACTCTCGGGACGCTTATCGGTGCAGATCTCCTTAATCTGCGGAAAATGAGTTCCGTCGGTGCGGATATGGTGTCGATAGGTGGTGCCGGAACGTTTGACGGTATTTTCTTAACTGGAATAATAGCAGCTCTTCTTGCCTAA
- a CDS encoding alpha/beta fold hydrolase, which produces MIEKIYLVAIIFAAVLVIFSAGCTDKTGLDNSLSENSDNLTLSKTNNSVFDDAELHYANVNGINIGYKQAGEGYPLVMVMGYAATMDAWDPSLLNSLAENYNVTIFDNRGTGYTDIGEITAENMTYETYADDTVALMDAVGIERSYLMGWSMGTAVSEEIILKYPEKVEKAVLYAPYYNVSSSDEEYLREYLRQVAYGEANKSTVIENMFPRDWLICHNPDEYLPASSETLNKNGIMAAYYASLNWNGSLNRLNQIEIPVLLTGGTEDVLTPPEFLRIMAGEIDGAWTAEFKGAGHGLMYQNPDGLAKTVNLFLDLDEDISCY; this is translated from the coding sequence ATGATAGAAAAAATATATCTGGTAGCCATAATTTTTGCTGCAGTTCTTGTAATATTTTCTGCCGGATGTACGGATAAAACTGGTTTGGACAACTCCCTGTCTGAAAATTCAGATAATTTAACCCTGTCCAAAACGAACAATTCTGTCTTTGATGATGCAGAGCTGCATTATGCAAACGTAAATGGAATTAACATCGGCTACAAACAGGCAGGAGAAGGCTATCCTCTTGTAATGGTGATGGGATATGCGGCAACAATGGATGCATGGGACCCTTCCCTTCTGAATTCTCTTGCAGAAAATTATAACGTCACGATCTTTGACAACAGAGGAACAGGCTATACAGATATAGGTGAAATCACGGCTGAAAACATGACATATGAGACTTATGCTGATGATACCGTTGCACTTATGGATGCTGTTGGCATCGAGAGATCATATCTTATGGGATGGTCGATGGGGACAGCTGTTTCCGAGGAGATTATTCTGAAGTACCCGGAAAAGGTTGAAAAAGCTGTATTGTATGCACCTTATTATAACGTATCATCTTCAGATGAGGAGTACCTGAGGGAATATCTACGGCAGGTAGCTTACGGAGAGGCCAATAAATCGACTGTTATTGAAAACATGTTTCCCAGGGACTGGCTTATCTGTCATAACCCCGATGAATACCTGCCTGCTTCTTCTGAAACACTGAATAAAAACGGAATTATGGCCGCGTATTATGCAAGTCTTAACTGGAACGGCTCACTGAACAGGCTTAATCAAATAGAGATCCCTGTACTTTTAACCGGCGGAACAGAGGATGTTCTAACGCCTCCGGAGTTTTTAAGAATAATGGCAGGGGAGATTGATGGTGCATGGACAGCAGAGTTTAAAGGTGCAGGACACGGTTTGATGTACCAGAATCCTGATGGCCTGGCAAAAACTGTGAATCTCTTTCTGGACCTGGATGAGGATATAAGTTGCTATTAA
- a CDS encoding fibrillarin-like rRNA/tRNA 2'-O-methyltransferase has protein sequence MIRIGSVLVSEGKGGVYGEKMLKGYRVWDPYRSKFAALARIYDGIDLESGWDVLYLGAANGTTVSHFADYVRTVYAVEFAPRPMQDLIEVSDRRKNIVPIMADATRPVEYAAFVSEVDMIYQDVAQPNQAEIAVSNLPFLKKGGTLVLMLKTRSVDVCETPESVFEDSKTIIESSGLEIEFSCWLKPYHKDHACIVCRHV, from the coding sequence ATGATCAGGATCGGCAGTGTTCTGGTCTCCGAAGGAAAAGGCGGAGTCTACGGCGAGAAGATGCTTAAGGGATATCGCGTATGGGATCCGTACAGGAGTAAATTCGCCGCACTCGCCAGAATATATGATGGCATCGATCTCGAAAGCGGCTGGGATGTCCTTTATCTTGGGGCTGCGAACGGCACGACCGTATCCCATTTTGCAGATTATGTCAGGACTGTATATGCAGTAGAGTTTGCACCGAGACCTATGCAGGACCTGATCGAAGTATCCGATAGGAGAAAAAATATAGTCCCCATAATGGCCGATGCGACCCGGCCTGTCGAGTATGCAGCCTTTGTGAGCGAGGTCGATATGATCTACCAGGATGTCGCCCAGCCTAACCAGGCCGAGATTGCCGTTTCAAATCTCCCGTTCCTGAAAAAAGGCGGAACTCTTGTCCTCATGCTCAAGACGAGGAGCGTGGATGTATGTGAAACTCCGGAGAGCGTCTTCGAGGATTCCAAAACAATTATCGAGTCATCCGGCCTTGAAATTGAATTTTCTTGCTGGTTGAAGCCATATCATAAAGACCATGCATGTATTGTCTGCAGGCATGTATGA
- a CDS encoding tripartite tricarboxylate transporter permease — MYDIIAGVVIGVVLGTISGLIPGIHANTMAGILLSVQRALLVIAGPAALAVSMFSALITHTFLDAVPAAFLGVPDADTAISVLPSHRMCLEGRAGEAVRLSAIGGAFGTAISLPLFAAFYFLLPSLQGYIDWWIGIILITFAGILILQSESPEWSFAVFMVSGILGLLTFRYSWLSWNTLGDSSFLMPLLTGLFGISVLLHTKQGKMPLQENNGVSLLMRDIAKSGTAGTFAGAVVGWLPGLSNASANAVLASVFRIEKEGEGFITATGAANTANAFLALAAFYAISRTRNGVMVALSQGDIPPVTTLLFAGALAAFAAYTLTIFLSGSASLFSGIDARKLGFAVIGFVTILCLAFTGPFGLIILILATMTGLVPYYVNIRRIPCIGAVMLPVICWSFGLL; from the coding sequence ATGTACGATATAATCGCCGGGGTTGTGATAGGGGTGGTCCTGGGGACCATAAGCGGCCTTATTCCCGGCATACACGCCAATACAATGGCCGGAATTCTTTTATCCGTGCAGAGGGCTCTTCTTGTCATCGCCGGCCCGGCCGCACTTGCCGTATCGATGTTCTCAGCACTCATAACTCATACATTCCTTGATGCCGTCCCTGCGGCATTTCTCGGGGTGCCGGACGCAGATACGGCCATATCAGTCCTTCCTTCGCACAGGATGTGCCTCGAGGGAAGGGCAGGGGAAGCGGTCCGCCTCTCTGCAATCGGCGGAGCGTTCGGCACTGCAATATCCCTGCCGCTCTTCGCCGCATTTTATTTTCTTCTCCCTTCTCTCCAGGGCTATATCGACTGGTGGATAGGAATCATACTCATTACGTTCGCAGGCATCCTGATCCTGCAGTCCGAATCTCCCGAGTGGTCCTTTGCCGTCTTTATGGTATCCGGCATACTCGGCCTGCTCACGTTCAGGTACAGCTGGCTCTCGTGGAACACTCTCGGGGATTCATCCTTCCTGATGCCGCTCCTGACAGGACTTTTCGGGATATCGGTGCTTCTCCATACAAAACAGGGAAAGATGCCCTTGCAGGAGAATAACGGGGTAAGTCTCCTCATGCGGGATATCGCAAAGAGCGGGACTGCCGGAACTTTTGCAGGCGCTGTCGTCGGCTGGCTGCCCGGTTTGTCGAATGCATCGGCAAATGCCGTTCTGGCCTCGGTATTCAGGATAGAAAAGGAGGGCGAAGGATTCATAACGGCCACCGGGGCGGCGAATACCGCGAATGCCTTCCTAGCCCTTGCCGCTTTTTATGCCATATCGAGAACCAGAAACGGTGTCATGGTGGCTCTTTCCCAGGGAGATATCCCGCCGGTGACAACCCTCCTGTTTGCCGGTGCACTGGCCGCCTTTGCCGCATACACACTCACAATATTCTTATCCGGAAGCGCCTCGCTCTTCTCCGGCATCGATGCAAGGAAGCTTGGTTTTGCAGTAATCGGATTCGTAACGATTCTATGTCTTGCATTTACCGGACCGTTCGGCCTGATTATCCTTATTCTTGCTACAATGACCGGACTTGTTCCATATTACGTGAACATCAGAAGGATTCCTTGTATTGGTGCCGTTATGCTTCCGGTGATATGCTGGTCTTTCGGCCTGCTGTAA
- a CDS encoding uroporphyrinogen-III synthase, with translation MRIAVTRLREKAGKDAETCKRYGHECYIVSPLNARVYEKAVMEFVSAANRDEFDCIFFTSALPAQVIGPLLQVRPRMVAIGPQTAKTLTEMGFDCETLPDFYSRDFAPYLGDWIRGKKIGIPRADVPNPQLIDSIEDKGGIAAETRIYGLEPTGEKLDLDGADAVLFTSAGSFRNAVWDKDQKILRIAIGDVTGKAMDLSGCPPDVTGDGSLAGTLEALNKYLESGDMQSD, from the coding sequence ATGAGGATTGCAGTCACGAGGCTTCGGGAAAAAGCCGGGAAAGATGCCGAAACCTGCAAAAGATACGGGCACGAGTGCTATATCGTATCGCCGCTTAATGCGAGGGTCTACGAGAAGGCGGTCATGGAGTTCGTATCGGCGGCAAACAGGGACGAGTTCGACTGCATCTTTTTTACAAGCGCACTTCCGGCGCAGGTCATTGGTCCGCTCCTCCAGGTCCGCCCGAGGATGGTGGCGATTGGACCCCAGACTGCAAAGACACTGACCGAAATGGGATTCGACTGTGAGACTCTTCCTGACTTTTATTCGAGGGACTTTGCACCATATCTCGGCGACTGGATCAGGGGAAAAAAAATAGGAATTCCGAGGGCAGATGTTCCTAATCCACAGCTTATCGATTCCATAGAAGACAAGGGGGGAATCGCGGCAGAGACGCGGATCTACGGACTTGAACCGACGGGCGAAAAGCTCGACCTGGATGGTGCCGATGCTGTGCTCTTCACAAGTGCCGGCTCGTTCAGGAATGCAGTATGGGACAAGGATCAAAAGATCTTACGGATCGCTATCGGGGATGTGACAGGAAAGGCGATGGACCTTTCGGGGTGTCCGCCGGATGTGACAGGTGACGGGTCGCTTGCCGGGACTCTTGAAGCCCTGAACAAGTATCTTGAAAGCGGGGATATGCAAAGTGACTGA